A genomic stretch from Primulina huaijiensis isolate GDHJ02 chromosome 14, ASM1229523v2, whole genome shotgun sequence includes:
- the LOC140957022 gene encoding 3-hydroxyisobutyryl-CoA hydrolase-like protein 1, mitochondrial isoform X3: MLLISLCCEKESHVAPFLCLSGHYMIKVSRLHKLYKSWEDNPDIGFVASKGRGRAFCAGGDIVSLYNLIQKGNLDECKEFFSKAYGFIYFLGTYLKPHVAILNGITMGGGAGISIPGTFQLATDRTIFSTPETLIGFHPDAGASFYLSHLPGYLGDYLALTGEKLTGAEVASCGLATHYSLFTKLHLIEEQLGNLVTDCPSILESFLENHRDPVHLDQTSVIHRIETVDRCFSHDTVEEIIDSLKKEAAKTNDAWCVSTLNKLKETAPLSLKVSLRSIREGRFQTLDQCLIREYRMSVQGITGQISRDFCEGVRAKLIDKDFAPKWDPPSLEHVSQDMVDQYFSPISALEPELELPTEQREAFL, from the exons ATGCTCTTAATATCTCTATG TTGTGAGAAAGAGAGTCATGTGGCTCCATTCTTATGTTTATCGGGACATTACATGATCAAG GTATCCAGGCTTCATAAGCTTTACAAAAGTTGGGAAGACAACCCTGACATTGGGTTTGTCGCCTCAAAG GGTAGAGGCAGGGCGTTTTGTGCTGGTGGTGATATTGTTTCGCTCTATAATTTGATACAAAAAG GGAATCTAGACGAGTGCAAAGAATTCTTCTCGAAGGCATATGGTTTTATATACTTTCTTGGTACTTACTTGAAGCCACAT GTTGCTATTTTAAATGGGATTACCATGGGTGGAGGAGCTGGAATTTCGATTCCTGGCACGTTCCAACTTGCAACCGATAGAACT ATTTTTTCCACTCCTGAAACACTAATTGGTTTCCATCCAGATGCTGGGGCATCCTTTTACCTCTCCCATTTACCTGGCTATTTGG GAGATTACCTGGCTCTGACAGGAGAGAAACTTACCGGAGCGGAAGTGGCGTCTTGTGGGCTTGCTACTCACTATTCACTTTTCACA AAACTTCATTTAATTGAAGAACAACTTGGAAACTTGGTAACAGATTGTCCCTCTATCCTTGAAAGTTTTTTAGAAAATCACAGGGATCCCGTTCATCTAGATCAAACAAGTGTAATTCACAG GATTGAAACTGTCGACAGATGTTTCAGCCACGACACAGTCGAAGAAATAATTGACTCATTG AAAAAAGAGGCTGCCAAAACAAATGATGCATGGTGTGTTTCAACTTTGAATAAACTTAAAGAAACTGCACCATTGAGCTTGAAGGTTTCCTTAAGATCC ATACGTGAAGGTCGATTTCAAACTCTTGACCAGTGTCTTATTCGTGAGTATAGAATGTCCGTACAAGGAATCACGGGGCAGATAAGCCGTGACTTCTGCGAG GGTGTTCGGGCAAAGCTAATTGACAAAGATTTTGCACCGAAG TGGGATCCTCCAAGCTTGGAGCATGTATCACAAGACATGGTTGACCAATACTTTTCTCCAATTTCTGCTCTTGAGCCTGAACTTGAGCTACCCACCGAGCAAAGAGAAGCATTTTTATGA
- the LOC140957022 gene encoding 3-hydroxyisobutyryl-CoA hydrolase-like protein 1, mitochondrial isoform X1 yields the protein MRSHKAALLLRGCFWPSYGYRRLSSLPSNPLIDDHANDIVLVEAKACSRTAILNRPTSLNALNISMVSRLHKLYKSWEDNPDIGFVASKGRGRAFCAGGDIVSLYNLIQKGNLDECKEFFSKAYGFIYFLGTYLKPHVAILNGITMGGGAGISIPGTFQLATDRTIFSTPETLIGFHPDAGASFYLSHLPGYLGDYLALTGEKLTGAEVASCGLATHYSLFTKLHLIEEQLGNLVTDCPSILESFLENHRDPVHLDQTSVIHRIETVDRCFSHDTVEEIIDSLKKEAAKTNDAWCVSTLNKLKETAPLSLKVSLRSIREGRFQTLDQCLIREYRMSVQGITGQISRDFCEGVRAKLIDKDFAPKWDPPSLEHVSQDMVDQYFSPISALEPELELPTEQREAFL from the exons GCTTGTTGAAGCCAAAGCTTGTTCAAGAACGGCAATTCTCAATAGACCCACTTCGCTCAATGCTCTTAATATCTCTATG GTATCCAGGCTTCATAAGCTTTACAAAAGTTGGGAAGACAACCCTGACATTGGGTTTGTCGCCTCAAAG GGTAGAGGCAGGGCGTTTTGTGCTGGTGGTGATATTGTTTCGCTCTATAATTTGATACAAAAAG GGAATCTAGACGAGTGCAAAGAATTCTTCTCGAAGGCATATGGTTTTATATACTTTCTTGGTACTTACTTGAAGCCACAT GTTGCTATTTTAAATGGGATTACCATGGGTGGAGGAGCTGGAATTTCGATTCCTGGCACGTTCCAACTTGCAACCGATAGAACT ATTTTTTCCACTCCTGAAACACTAATTGGTTTCCATCCAGATGCTGGGGCATCCTTTTACCTCTCCCATTTACCTGGCTATTTGG GAGATTACCTGGCTCTGACAGGAGAGAAACTTACCGGAGCGGAAGTGGCGTCTTGTGGGCTTGCTACTCACTATTCACTTTTCACA AAACTTCATTTAATTGAAGAACAACTTGGAAACTTGGTAACAGATTGTCCCTCTATCCTTGAAAGTTTTTTAGAAAATCACAGGGATCCCGTTCATCTAGATCAAACAAGTGTAATTCACAG GATTGAAACTGTCGACAGATGTTTCAGCCACGACACAGTCGAAGAAATAATTGACTCATTG AAAAAAGAGGCTGCCAAAACAAATGATGCATGGTGTGTTTCAACTTTGAATAAACTTAAAGAAACTGCACCATTGAGCTTGAAGGTTTCCTTAAGATCC ATACGTGAAGGTCGATTTCAAACTCTTGACCAGTGTCTTATTCGTGAGTATAGAATGTCCGTACAAGGAATCACGGGGCAGATAAGCCGTGACTTCTGCGAG GGTGTTCGGGCAAAGCTAATTGACAAAGATTTTGCACCGAAG TGGGATCCTCCAAGCTTGGAGCATGTATCACAAGACATGGTTGACCAATACTTTTCTCCAATTTCTGCTCTTGAGCCTGAACTTGAGCTACCCACCGAGCAAAGAGAAGCATTTTTATGA
- the LOC140957022 gene encoding 3-hydroxyisobutyryl-CoA hydrolase-like protein 1, mitochondrial isoform X2 produces the protein MLLISLCFRFGVSSFIDGNCYHLCVDPSCEKESHVAPFLCLSGHYMIKVSRLHKLYKSWEDNPDIGFVASKGRGRAFCAGGDIVSLYNLIQKGNLDECKEFFSKAYGFIYFLGTYLKPHVAILNGITMGGGAGISIPGTFQLATDRTIFSTPETLIGFHPDAGASFYLSHLPGYLGDYLALTGEKLTGAEVASCGLATHYSLFTKLHLIEEQLGNLVTDCPSILESFLENHRDPVHLDQTSVIHRIETVDRCFSHDTVEEIIDSLKKEAAKTNDAWCVSTLNKLKETAPLSLKVSLRSIREGRFQTLDQCLIREYRMSVQGITGQISRDFCEGVRAKLIDKDFAPKWDPPSLEHVSQDMVDQYFSPISALEPELELPTEQREAFL, from the exons ATGCTCTTAATATCTCTATG TTTTAGATTTGGTGTTTCATCTTTCATCGATGGGAACTGCTATCATTTATGTGTTGATCCCAGTTGTGAGAAAGAGAGTCATGTGGCTCCATTCTTATGTTTATCGGGACATTACATGATCAAG GTATCCAGGCTTCATAAGCTTTACAAAAGTTGGGAAGACAACCCTGACATTGGGTTTGTCGCCTCAAAG GGTAGAGGCAGGGCGTTTTGTGCTGGTGGTGATATTGTTTCGCTCTATAATTTGATACAAAAAG GGAATCTAGACGAGTGCAAAGAATTCTTCTCGAAGGCATATGGTTTTATATACTTTCTTGGTACTTACTTGAAGCCACAT GTTGCTATTTTAAATGGGATTACCATGGGTGGAGGAGCTGGAATTTCGATTCCTGGCACGTTCCAACTTGCAACCGATAGAACT ATTTTTTCCACTCCTGAAACACTAATTGGTTTCCATCCAGATGCTGGGGCATCCTTTTACCTCTCCCATTTACCTGGCTATTTGG GAGATTACCTGGCTCTGACAGGAGAGAAACTTACCGGAGCGGAAGTGGCGTCTTGTGGGCTTGCTACTCACTATTCACTTTTCACA AAACTTCATTTAATTGAAGAACAACTTGGAAACTTGGTAACAGATTGTCCCTCTATCCTTGAAAGTTTTTTAGAAAATCACAGGGATCCCGTTCATCTAGATCAAACAAGTGTAATTCACAG GATTGAAACTGTCGACAGATGTTTCAGCCACGACACAGTCGAAGAAATAATTGACTCATTG AAAAAAGAGGCTGCCAAAACAAATGATGCATGGTGTGTTTCAACTTTGAATAAACTTAAAGAAACTGCACCATTGAGCTTGAAGGTTTCCTTAAGATCC ATACGTGAAGGTCGATTTCAAACTCTTGACCAGTGTCTTATTCGTGAGTATAGAATGTCCGTACAAGGAATCACGGGGCAGATAAGCCGTGACTTCTGCGAG GGTGTTCGGGCAAAGCTAATTGACAAAGATTTTGCACCGAAG TGGGATCCTCCAAGCTTGGAGCATGTATCACAAGACATGGTTGACCAATACTTTTCTCCAATTTCTGCTCTTGAGCCTGAACTTGAGCTACCCACCGAGCAAAGAGAAGCATTTTTATGA
- the LOC140957732 gene encoding uncharacterized protein — translation MVGGFVSDPENSNSLAPIIRETSEKGALEAVVPSNGDCVFGPVPSRDEVRRAISDLQRFVKAHSASKSELDGVQQLLYRLDQTNILKSPGYAKFHDAFSTMQAEPAFQNTVASISSDKAVWEAIQSNKAVQDLQGSIFAAKKERLLNCSEEEPDIMALIIRWILKFTRSKLLELAGSFGLLVNEMIQSSPKDKPTSELDHLLEEKVRSSLLLSVIIMLIVVITRS, via the exons ATGGTAGGAGGTTTCGTGTCCGACCCCGAGAACTCGAATTCTTTGGCGCCGATCATCCGGGAAACCTCCGAAAAAGGCGCACTTGAAGCTGTTGTTCCAAGTAATGGTGATTGTGTTTTCGGGCCTGTTCCATCACGAGACGAGGTTCGAAGGGCGATTTCTGATCTCCAGAG GTTTGTGAAAGCCCATTCTGCTTCTAAATCAGAGCTAGATGGGGTTCAGCAACTGCTGTATCGTCTCGATCAGACTAATATCCTAAAGTCTCCTGGATATGCAAAATTTCATGATGCTTTCTCTACCATGCAAGCAGAGCCTGCTTTTCAG AACACGGTTGCCTCCATTTCATCTGATAAAGCTGTTTGGGAGGCCATACAGAGTAACAAAGCGGTCCAAGATTTACAAGGCTCTATTTTTGCAG CAAAAAAAGAGAGACTTTTGAATTGCAGTGAAGAAGAACCAGACATAATGGCCCTTATCATAAGGTGGATCCTGAAGTTCACAAGGTCAAAGCTTTTGGAATTGGCCGGAAGCTTTGGATTGCTGGTGAATGAGATGATCCAATCCTCTCCCAAGGATAAACCCACTTCAGAGCTCGACCATCTTTTGGAAGAGAAAGTTCGTTCGTCGTTGCTACTCTCTGTCATTATCATGCTGATTGTTGTCATCACCCGAAGCTAA